One region of Emys orbicularis isolate rEmyOrb1 chromosome 4, rEmyOrb1.hap1, whole genome shotgun sequence genomic DNA includes:
- the RPL10A gene encoding LOW QUALITY PROTEIN: large ribosomal subunit protein uL1 (The sequence of the model RefSeq protein was modified relative to this genomic sequence to represent the inferred CDS: inserted 5 bases in 3 codons), whose translation MTGNLWFAETVELLISLKNYDPQKDKHFXGTVRLGTSLIPRPKFSACVLGVQRHXMRPKQSNIPHVDIKALKKLKNKKLVKKVTKKCNASLASESLIKQIPLTLGQGLNKADKFPSLFTHNENMVANVIEVQSIIKFQMKKVVCLAVAVGHVKMTEDELVYNFHLAINFLVFLMKNCQNVHXLYIKSTMEKPQRLY comes from the exons ATGACTGGAAATCTCTG GTTTGCAGAAACTGTGGAGCTGCTGATCAGCCTGAAAAACTATGACCCGCAGAAGGACAAACATTT TGGCACAGTCAGGCTTGGCACCTCTCTGATTCCAC GTCCTAAATTCTCAGCCTGTGTGCTGGGGGTCCAGCGAC TGATGAGGCCAAAGCAGTCAAATATCCCTCATGTGGACATCAAGGCTCTGAAGAAACTCAAGAACAAGAAGCTAGTGAAAAAGGTGA ctaaGAAGTGCAATGCCTCTCTGGCTTCAGAGTCCCTGATCAAACAGATTCCTCTTACCTTGGGTCAGGGTCTGAACAAAGCCGACAAGTTCCCCTCCCTTTTCACTCACAATGAAAACATGGTGGCCAATGTCATTGAAGTCCAGTCTATCatcaaatttcaaatgaaaaag GTGGTTTGTCtggcagtggctgttggccatgTAAAAATGACTGAAGATGAGCTAGTCTACAACTTTCACCTGGCCATCAACTTCTTGGTGTTCTTGATGAAGAACTGTCAGAATGTGCA GTTGTACATCAAGAGCACCATGGAGAAACCACAGCGCCTCTACTAA